From a region of the Cololabis saira isolate AMF1-May2022 chromosome 8, fColSai1.1, whole genome shotgun sequence genome:
- the LOC133449417 gene encoding PAK4-inhibitor inka2-like: MKRKEMLCLRDSGDCLREQMQYMMRSLQDLKQLRKTCPAARRPLAPLNSQLPALARHSAVARACQQRALQREQRARLRMSEASTASTYDSACCLASPLEEEEEEEDDSSSRLGLQSPSSQKSLDFDSGYSEASWQDDRVVLRRTRNVRVSSSACLRTNRAPSGRIRPKSTSDACLEKWTSFEASDPEDWTNSLLTRGRNRQPLVLGDNSFADLIQNWMDLPDCPEPSELQPSSRRPLGRGFFVNMRRKLTGFSKTVEDRVRMRSTDSSHINRAANAQKRLSCPVGALQPKVPFFHQSHSGINKLDTDFYHFAGLMKSGSRQPIICKDIIGYI, translated from the coding sequence CTTTGCTTACGTGACTCAGGTGACTGCTTACGGGAGCAGATGCAGTATATGATGAGGTCACTGCAAGATCTGAAGCAACTCCGGAAGACCTGCCCTGCGGCCCGGCGCCCCCTCGCCCCCCTCAACTCCCAGCTCCCGGCTTTAGCGCGCCACTCTGCAGTGGCACGTGCTTGCCAGCAACGGGCACTGCAACGGGAGCAGCGCGCCCGTCTACGGATGTCCGAGGCCAGCACGGCCAGCACCTACGACTCTGCCTGCTGCTTGGCAAGTCctctggaggaggaagaggaggaggaggatgattcCAGCAGTCGACTGGGCCTGCAATCTCCAAGCAGTCAGAAGAGTTTGGACTTTGATTCCGGCTACTCTGAGGCGTCCTGGCAGGATGACAGGGTAGTTCTCAGGAGGACGAGGAACGTGCGTGTCTCATCCTCTGCATGTCTGCGCACAAACAGAGCACCGAGCGGACGTATACGACCCAAATCCACATCTGACGCTTGCTTAGAGAAGTGGACATCGTTCGAGGCCAGTGACCCAGAGGACTGGACGAACTCCTTATTGACCAGAGGGCGCAACCGCCAGCCTCTGGTCCTCGGGGACAACAGCTTCGCAGACCTCATACAGAACTGGATGGACTTGCCAGATTGTCCTGAACCAAGTGAGCTGCAGCCAAGCTCAAGACGGCCACTGGGACGAGGCTTCTTTGTCAACATGAGGCGAAAGCTGACTGGCTTTTCTAAGACtgtggaggacagagtgcgGATGAGATCCACAGACTCATCTCATATAAACAGAGCTGCCAATGCTCAAAAACGCCTGTCCTGTCCTGTTGGGGCATTGCAACCTAAAGTCCCCTTTTTCCACCAGTCCCACTCAGGCATAAACAAGTTGGACACTGACTTCTACCATTTTGCAGGTCTCATGAAGT